The Lonchura striata isolate bLonStr1 chromosome 7, bLonStr1.mat, whole genome shotgun sequence genome window below encodes:
- the SLC18A3 gene encoding vesicular acetylcholine transporter: MSEAGGAGRARAAVERLSEAVGERRRRLGTAMGEARRQRRLLLMVVCVALLLDNMLYMVIVPIIPDYIAAMRGGGGTAGPSAPAGGNGSGGGNRSLLPARYPPSSGSNEDVQIGVLFASKAMLQLLVNPLSGTLIDRVGYEAPLLAGLAVLFLSTATFAFAENYATLFAARSLQGLGSAFADTAGIALIADRYAEEPARSRALGTALACISFGSLAAPPFGGVLYEFAGKRVPFLVLACVCLLDGLLLLVLAPPGGTGARANMPVGTPIHRLMIDPYIAVVAGALATCNIPLAFLEPTIANWMKDSMGASEWEVGLTWLPAFFPHVLGVYVTVQLAAAYPHLQWFYGALGMAIIGASSCLVPACRNFGQVIIPLCGICFGIALVDTALLPTLAFLVDVRHVSVYGSVYAIADISYCVAYALGPIVAGQIVHTMGFAQLNLGMGLANVLYAPVLLFLKNVCQMKPSHSERNILLEEGPKGLYDTIKMEERKGMGKSLQPAGEMDENGMGSYHRDLKGVSEEDSSDYDYS, from the coding sequence ATGTCGGAggcggggggcgcgggccgggcgcgggcCGCCGTGGAGCGGCTCTCGGAGGCGGTgggcgagcggcggcggcggctgggCACCGCCATGGGGGAGGcacggcggcagcggcggctgctGCTGATGGTGGTGTGCGTGGCGCTGCTGCTGGACAACATGCTCTACATGGTCATCGTGCCCATCATCCCCGACTACATCGCGGCCATGCGCGGCGGCGGGGGCACCGCCGGCCCGTCCGCGCCCGCGGGGGGCaacgggagcggcggcggcaaCCGGAGCCTTCTGCCAGCGCGGTACCCGCCGTCCTCGGGGAGCAACGAGGACGTGCAGATCGGGGTGCTGTTCGCCTCCAAAGccatgctgcagctgctggtgaACCCCCTCAGCGGCACCCTCATCGACCGCGTGGGCTACGAGGCGCCGCTGCTGGCCGGGCTGGCCGTCCTGTTCCTCTCCACCGCCACCTTCGCCTTCGCCGAGAACTACGCGACGCTGTTCGCGGCGCGCAGtctgcaggggctgggctctgcctttGCCGACACCGCCGGCATCGCCCTCATCGCTGACCGCTACGCCGAGGAGCCGGCGCGGAGCCGCGCCCTGGGCACGGCGCTGGCCTGCATCTCCTTCGGCAGCCTGGCCGCTCCCCCCTTCGGCGGCGTCCTCTACGAGTTCGCGGGCAAGCGGGTGCCCTTCCTGGTGCTGGCCTGCGTCTGCCTCCTCgacgggctgctgctgctggtcctGGCGCCGCCCGGTGGCACCGGGGCGCGGGCCAACATGCCTGTCGGCACCCCCATACACCGCCTCATGATTGACCCCTACATTGCCGTGGTGGCAGGGGCCCTGGCCACCTGCAACATCCCCCTGGCCTTCCTGGAGCCCACCATCGCCAACTGGATGAAGGATTCCATGGGGGCCAGCGAGTGGGAGGTGGGCCTCACCTGGCTGCCCGCCTTCTTCCCCCACGTGCTGGGCGTCTACGTCACCGTCCAGCTGGCTGCTGCGTACCCACACCTGCAGTGGTTTTACGGGGCCCTGGGCATGGCCATCATTGGTGCCAGCTCTTGCTTGGTGCCTGCCTGCAGGAATTTCGGGCAGGTCATCATTCCCCTCTGTGGCATCTGCTTTGGCATCGCCCTGgtggacacagccctgctgcccaccctggcTTTCCTGGTGGATGTGCGTCACGTCTCTGTCTATGGCAGTGTCTACGCCATTGCAGACATCTCCTACTGTGTGGCATATGCTCTGGGGCCCATCGTGGCCGGCCAGATTGTGCACACCATGGGCTTTGCGCAGCTCAACCTGGGCATGGGGCTTGCCAACGTGCTTTACGCCCCTGTCCTTCTCTTCCTCAAAAACGTCTGCCAAATGAAACCCTCTCACTCGGAGAGGAACATCCTCCTTGAAGAAGGACCTAAGGGACTCTATGACACCATCAAAATGGAGGAACGCAAAGGCATGGGTAAAAGCCTCCAGCCAGCGGGCGAGATGGATGAGAATGGCATGGGCTCTTACCACAGAGACCTGAAAGGGGTGTCTGAGGAGGACTCATCCGACTATGACTACAGTTAG